From one Acipenser ruthenus chromosome 21, fAciRut3.2 maternal haplotype, whole genome shotgun sequence genomic stretch:
- the LOC117427965 gene encoding matrix metalloproteinase-17-like yields MVVLIFGKWISLGLWIISLEMMLVPFLWLLSKTFAAPSLTAEQINMGVDWLSKFGYLPPPDPVTGQLQTKEALTKAIKAMQRFGGVEETGELDEATLVLMKTPRCSLPDLNESETARRKRTLTTPSKWNKRHLSWRVRTFPKESNLGHDTIRALMYYALKVWSDITPLNFHEVAGSEADIQIDFSRANHNDGYPFDGPGGTVAHAFFPGDHHTAGETHFDDDESWTFRSSDAHGMDLFAVAVHEFGHAIGLAHTSAIESVMRPYYQGPVGDPLRYDLPYEDKVRVWQLYGVRDSVSHTARPDMTRTAEPPVLPDLPENRSTVPPARDAPDRCNTDFDAVAQIRGEAFFFKGKYFWRLTREKHLVSLRPAQILRFWRGLPINLDSVDAVYERPVDHKIVFFKGGKYWVFKDNNVEEGYPRPISDFGLPLDGVDAAFVWTHNDKTYFFKDGLYWRYDDHERRMDTGYPKDVVLWKGVPALLDDAMRWLDGASYFFKGKEYWRVEDNEIEVEAGYPRLIGRDWLVCTEMQSDSPATHTNETRSRQGQRQHHESRSENGYEVCSCTSASESSAPARTLPLLLAVLELCIWTLTAARPAPV; encoded by the exons ATGGTTGTCCTGATTTTTGGGAAGTGGATTTCCTTGGGTTTGTGGATTATTTCGTTAGAAATGATGCTGGTTCCGTTTCTTTGGTTGTTGTCAAAGACTTTTGCGGCACCTTCTCTTACTGCTGAGCAAATTAACATGGGGGTG GATTGGTTGAGTAAATTTGGCTACCTCCCACCCCCAGACCCGGTCACCGGACAGCTGCAGACTAAGGAGGCCCTGACCAAAGCTATTAAGGCCATGCAGAGGTTTGGAGGAGTGGAGGAGACAGGAGAACTAG ACGAAGCCACTCTGGTGCTGATGAAGACACCACGCTGCTCACTGCCTGACCTGAACGAGTCCGAGACAGCAAGGAGAAAACGCACCCTCACCACTCCCTCAAAATGGAACAAGAGGCACCTTTCATGGAG GGTGAGGACATTTCCTAAGGAGTCCAACTTGGGCCATGACACTATCCGAGCGCTCATGTACTACGCTCTGAAAGTCTGGAGTGACATCACGCCGCTCAACTTCCACGAGGTCGCTGGCAGCGAGGCGGACATCCAGATCGACTTCTCCAGGGCAAACCACAACGACGGTTACCCCTTCGACGGGCCGGGGGGCACCGTGGCACACGCCTTCTTCCCAGGGGACCACCACACTGCCGGGGAAACGCACTTCGATGATGACGAGTCCTGGACATTTCGCTCTTCAG ATGCGCACGGTATGGACTTGTTTGCCGTGGCGGTGCACGAGTTTGGCCATGCCATCGGACTAGCCCACACCTCGGCCATCGAGTCCGTTATGAGACCCTACTACCAGGGACCCGTTGGAGACCCCCTCAGATACGACCTGCCTTATGAGGACAAAGTCAGGGTCTGGCAGCTATACG GTGTGAGAGACTCTGTGTCTCACACGGCCCGTCCTGACATGACAAGGACCGCTGAGCCCCCTGTCCTACCAGACCTCCCTGAAAACAGATCTACTGTCCC GCCAGCTCGGGACGCCCCAGATAGATGCAACACTGATTTCGACGCTGTTGCTCAGATACGAGGAGAGGCGTTCTTTTTTAAAG GCAAATATTTCTGGAGGCTGACCAGAGAGAAGCACCTGGTGTCTCTCAGGCCAGCGCAGATCCTTCGCTTCTGGAGAGGCCTGCCGATCAACCTGGACAGTGTGGACGCTGTCTATGAAAGGCCGGTCGATCACAAGATTGTGTTTTTCAAAG GGGGAAAGTACTGGGTGTTTAAAGACAATAACGTAGAAGAGGGATACCCGCGTCCAATCAGTGACTTCGGCCTACCGTTAGACGGGGTGGATGCTGCCTTCGTCTGGACGCACAATGACAAGACCTACTTCTTCAAGGACGGACTCTACTGGAGGTACGACGACCATGAGCGGCGGATGGATACGGGGTACCCGAAAGACGTCGTGCTTTGGAAAGGAGTCCCAGCTCTCCTTGATGATGCCATGCGATGGTTAGATG GAGCCTCCTATTTCTTCAAGGGGAAGGAGTACTGGCGGGTGGAGGACAATGAGATCGAGGTGGAGGCTGGGTACCCACGCTTGATCGGCAGGGACTGGCTGGTGTGCACTGAGATGCAGTCGGACTCCCCAGCCACACACACTAACGAGACGCGGTCAAGGCAGGGGCAGAGGCAGCACCACGAGAGCCGCTCGGAGAACGGGTATGAGGTGTGCTCCTGCACCTCAGCCTCCGAAAGCTCTGCCCCGGCACGGACACTGCCCCTCCTGCTGGCTGTGCTAGAACTCTGCATATGGACCCTCACAGCAGCCCGGCCAGCGCCGGTATGA